The following coding sequences lie in one Pirellulales bacterium genomic window:
- a CDS encoding class I SAM-dependent methyltransferase, whose product MPAVIPYDPAAMERVDACVGCGGKLLRPVYRNNDLTHLDKPMDPRWRNSDFVLCQRCGLLFAQWRQTKPFADHYYSYFAEYEHRFYNQFPLPQAYVQGKHVAAGEVIALMQEQGVVDPRHRVLQLRCDCGAFLARLRDEFGYQQLFGLDYFDTNIRYAREILKLENIGQLSAAELNTPFGQQKYDLIISNHQITHAFRPAEWLIATRALLAPGGTVVFYNEQDHARVFRSRGLNRGINNFHKQLLTERSFSNLAAIAGLDARLIGLRKNTMVFIARACEPVAAAAITDSGSAPLERAVQSWIANQHSPTYQFMRRVGRAAKRLLRVA is encoded by the coding sequence ATGCCCGCCGTCATTCCATACGACCCGGCCGCCATGGAACGCGTCGACGCTTGCGTTGGCTGCGGCGGCAAATTGTTGCGTCCGGTCTATCGCAACAACGACCTGACGCATCTCGACAAGCCAATGGACCCACGCTGGCGGAATAGCGACTTTGTGCTGTGCCAGCGCTGCGGCCTATTGTTCGCCCAATGGCGGCAGACGAAGCCGTTTGCCGACCACTACTATTCGTACTTCGCGGAGTATGAACATCGCTTTTACAACCAGTTTCCGCTGCCACAAGCGTATGTGCAGGGGAAGCACGTCGCGGCCGGTGAAGTAATCGCTCTGATGCAAGAGCAGGGGGTAGTCGACCCGCGGCACCGCGTCTTGCAGTTGCGCTGCGATTGCGGTGCCTTTCTAGCCCGCCTGCGGGACGAATTTGGCTACCAGCAATTGTTCGGCCTGGATTATTTCGACACCAATATCCGCTACGCGCGCGAGATCCTGAAACTCGAGAACATCGGGCAGCTATCGGCCGCTGAGTTGAACACGCCCTTCGGTCAGCAAAAGTACGATCTGATCATCTCCAATCATCAGATCACGCACGCCTTCCGGCCGGCCGAATGGTTGATCGCCACGCGCGCGCTGCTGGCGCCGGGCGGAACGGTGGTGTTCTACAACGAACAGGACCATGCTCGTGTTTTCCGCAGCCGGGGTTTGAATCGCGGCATCAACAACTTTCATAAGCAATTGCTCACCGAACGATCATTCAGCAACCTCGCGGCGATCGCCGGCCTCGATGCTCGGCTCATTGGCCTCCGCAAGAATACCATGGTCTTCATTGCCCGCGCCTGCGAACCAGTCGCCGCGGCCGCGATAACCGATAGCGGAAGCGCGCCGCTGGAAAGGGCAGTTCAAAGTTGGATTGCCAATCAACATTCCCCAACCTATCAGTTCATGCGTCGTGTGGGGCGCGCCGCCAAGCGCCTGTTGCGGGTGGCCTAG
- a CDS encoding glycosyltransferase family 2 protein, producing MIDRDDGPQVAVLIVNFNSGGDLVVCLQALARQTRRPCQVLIIDNASTDGSCDAALAHYPGATVVRLTRNIGFAAANNLAVALTADCQWLALLNPDAFPEPTWLAELTRAALLHPECAAFGSRLLLASNPDRLDGTGDVYHVSGMAWRRDEGRQSTVAESASREIFSPCAAAALYQREAFVEVGGFDSTYFCYHEDVDLGFRLRLAGHQARYVPAAVCRHGSSATSGRRSDFSAYHGHRNLVWTYCKNMPTSLALWYLPQALLMHLAAWLRYLPRGQGGVVARAKLDALVRLPAVLRKRRAIQRRRRVTTGSLARAMSHDWLAPYTRR from the coding sequence GTGATTGATCGCGACGATGGGCCACAAGTGGCCGTCCTGATCGTTAATTTCAATTCTGGCGGCGATCTAGTTGTCTGCCTTCAGGCTTTAGCGCGCCAAACTCGGCGCCCTTGCCAGGTGCTGATTATCGACAACGCCAGCACCGACGGCTCGTGCGACGCCGCGCTAGCGCACTACCCCGGCGCGACGGTCGTTCGACTGACGCGCAACATCGGCTTCGCCGCCGCCAACAACCTGGCGGTAGCGCTGACTGCCGATTGCCAGTGGCTGGCTCTCCTCAATCCCGACGCGTTCCCCGAGCCGACCTGGTTAGCCGAGTTGACCCGCGCAGCGCTCCTTCACCCCGAGTGCGCCGCGTTCGGCAGTCGGCTGCTACTGGCGTCGAATCCCGACCGCCTGGACGGAACGGGCGACGTCTATCACGTGAGCGGCATGGCATGGCGCCGCGACGAAGGGCGCCAATCCACTGTCGCCGAAAGCGCCTCTCGCGAAATCTTCTCGCCCTGCGCGGCGGCCGCGCTCTATCAACGCGAGGCGTTTGTCGAGGTGGGGGGATTCGATTCCACCTACTTCTGTTATCACGAAGACGTCGATCTTGGTTTTCGCTTGCGACTGGCCGGCCATCAAGCGCGCTATGTGCCAGCGGCGGTCTGCCGACACGGCAGTTCCGCCACCAGCGGTCGCCGCAGCGACTTCAGCGCGTATCATGGGCATCGCAATCTGGTGTGGACCTACTGCAAGAACATGCCCACCTCGCTGGCACTGTGGTATCTGCCGCAGGCGCTGCTCATGCATCTGGCGGCTTGGCTGCGCTATCTGCCGAGAGGGCAAGGAGGCGTGGTGGCGCGGGCAAAACTCGATGCGTTGGTCCGACTGCCGGCCGTTCTACGCAAGCGCCGCGCGATTCAAAGGCGCCGCCGTGTTACCACGGGCAGTCTGGCCCGCGCGATGAGCCACGACTGGCTGGCGCCGTATACCCGCCGGTGA
- the neuC gene encoding UDP-N-acetylglucosamine 2-epimerase (hydrolyzing) → MKKVAVVVASRANYARVKTVLRALQDSPDVELQLIVGASALLHRYGNAVSVIENDGFEPVAKVQFLIEGETPATMAKSTGLAMIELSSIFERLAPDCVVTVADRYETLATAVSASYMNIPVAHTQGGEVTGSIDESVRHAITKLSHLHFPATEVARQRLLSMGEHPEWVFHSGCPAIDLILETDLTQCPQAVLSRYGGTGEKLDLSKPYLLVMQHPVTTEFTQALQQIQETIKALEKLRMQTIMLWPNADAGSDDVAKGMRLYREQLKPEYVHFYRNFTPEDFLVLMHNAACMIGNSSSAIREGAFLGMPAVNVGNRQNARERGRNVLDAHYDAAEIVTAVRRHLAIGRYPSDHLYGDGHAGERIAQILTVTERAAVPIQKTLYTPQLSEPMRYRRTA, encoded by the coding sequence ATGAAAAAAGTGGCCGTCGTTGTCGCCAGCCGCGCGAACTACGCCCGCGTCAAGACCGTGCTGCGAGCGCTGCAAGATAGTCCCGACGTCGAGTTGCAACTGATCGTCGGCGCGTCCGCGCTGTTGCATCGTTATGGCAACGCGGTGAGCGTCATCGAGAATGACGGCTTTGAGCCGGTGGCCAAGGTGCAGTTTCTCATCGAAGGCGAAACGCCCGCCACGATGGCCAAGAGCACCGGCCTGGCGATGATCGAGCTTTCGTCGATCTTCGAACGCCTCGCCCCGGATTGCGTGGTCACCGTCGCCGATCGCTATGAGACGTTGGCCACCGCGGTGTCGGCCAGTTACATGAACATTCCGGTCGCGCACACCCAAGGCGGCGAGGTCACCGGATCGATCGATGAGAGCGTGCGCCATGCGATCACCAAGCTCTCGCACTTGCACTTTCCCGCCACGGAGGTTGCCCGCCAGCGGCTCTTGTCGATGGGCGAGCACCCTGAATGGGTTTTTCACTCCGGCTGCCCCGCGATCGACTTGATTCTCGAAACCGACCTCACCCAATGTCCGCAGGCGGTGCTGTCGCGTTATGGCGGCACCGGCGAGAAGCTCGACCTGTCGAAGCCTTATCTCTTGGTCATGCAGCACCCCGTGACCACCGAGTTCACACAGGCGCTTCAGCAGATTCAGGAGACGATCAAAGCTCTGGAAAAGCTGCGCATGCAAACAATCATGCTGTGGCCCAATGCCGACGCGGGCAGCGACGACGTGGCCAAAGGCATGCGACTTTATCGCGAGCAGCTCAAGCCGGAGTATGTGCATTTTTACCGCAACTTCACGCCCGAGGATTTTCTGGTGCTGATGCACAACGCTGCTTGCATGATCGGCAATAGCAGTTCGGCGATTCGCGAAGGGGCCTTTCTTGGCATGCCGGCGGTGAATGTGGGAAATCGGCAAAACGCCCGCGAACGAGGGCGCAACGTGCTCGACGCGCACTACGATGCCGCGGAGATCGTCACCGCAGTGCGCCGCCATCTGGCGATCGGCCGCTATCCGTCGGATCACCTCTATGGCGACGGGCATGCGGGGGAGCGCATTGCCCAGATTCTCACCGTCACCGAGCGGGCCGCGGTGCCGATTCAAAAGACGCTCTATACCCCACAGCTTTCCGAGCCGATGCGGTATCGACGTACCGCCTAG
- a CDS encoding class I SAM-dependent methyltransferase → MKSMPTAATESLFPYEQADYEGLPCNSCGGVGQRTIAKRDRNGLAVRSVICNHCGLIYLSPRMTPQWYGLYYQKEYRRQMAAFKGQPTGKPVNHDKMFAAQRRRGEWLVQYLQRHGQPNPARVLEVGSSTGGMLRALADRCGSQVMGVEPSPVEAQYASEHGVPTEVGLFEQFSLDADRQFDLVICTQSFNHLLDPRGMAERIRACLSPGGLFFLECQDFFAVLQNRSCLEQAIQIDHVFMFTPATLAAIVEAAGFAVLPETLLRDRFQSPAALAAQKEFGVPSLHTRLLARPGQSQHSGGSSFAEIYAELCELERAVAERERQVRYDKLYQSVKQFPIRAMRRVRRVGQQLLRKAA, encoded by the coding sequence ATGAAATCGATGCCCACCGCGGCCACCGAGTCGCTATTTCCTTATGAGCAAGCAGACTACGAAGGCCTGCCGTGCAACTCCTGTGGCGGCGTGGGCCAGCGCACCATCGCCAAGCGCGACCGCAACGGCCTGGCGGTTCGGTCGGTGATCTGCAACCACTGCGGATTGATCTACCTGAGTCCTCGCATGACGCCGCAATGGTATGGGCTTTACTATCAAAAGGAGTATCGGCGGCAGATGGCGGCGTTCAAGGGGCAGCCGACCGGCAAGCCGGTGAACCACGACAAAATGTTTGCCGCGCAGCGCCGCCGTGGCGAGTGGCTGGTGCAATACCTCCAGCGGCATGGTCAGCCCAATCCGGCGCGCGTGCTTGAAGTTGGCTCCAGCACAGGCGGCATGCTGCGCGCCTTGGCGGATCGCTGCGGTTCCCAAGTCATGGGTGTCGAGCCTTCGCCGGTCGAGGCGCAATACGCCAGCGAACATGGCGTGCCGACCGAGGTGGGTTTGTTCGAGCAGTTTTCGCTCGACGCCGACCGCCAGTTCGACCTGGTGATTTGCACGCAATCGTTCAATCACTTGCTCGATCCGCGCGGCATGGCCGAGCGCATTCGAGCGTGCCTGTCTCCTGGTGGCCTGTTCTTTCTGGAGTGCCAGGACTTCTTCGCCGTGCTGCAAAATCGAAGTTGCCTGGAACAGGCGATTCAAATCGATCACGTCTTCATGTTCACCCCCGCCACTTTGGCGGCCATTGTGGAGGCGGCGGGCTTTGCGGTGCTGCCAGAAACTTTGCTGCGCGATCGCTTTCAGTCGCCCGCCGCTTTGGCCGCGCAAAAGGAATTTGGCGTGCCGAGCCTGCACACGCGGTTGCTCGCTCGGCCGGGCCAGTCGCAGCACAGTGGCGGCAGCAGCTTTGCCGAAATCTACGCCGAGTTGTGCGAGTTGGAGCGCGCCGTCGCCGAGCGCGAGCGACAGGTTCGCTACGACAAGTTGTATCAAAGCGTCAAGCAGTTTCCGATTCGCGCCATGCGCCGCGTGCGCAGAGTCGGTCAGCAGTTGCTCAGAAAGGCGGCGTAG